From one Henriciella marina DSM 19595 genomic stretch:
- a CDS encoding NUDIX hydrolase, producing MARKLGTAFDKEGDGDVIITDRPTPRPKDASTLILIRRDQAQPRVLMGKRSGGHTFMPDKYVFPGGRVDTADGRVPSLSELRDTEHQKVAHKTRRKPRAFGLTAIRETFEETGLIVGRANAFPGKPATDWQKYADQGAAPCLAGFTMIGRAVTPPYRPKRFDARFFMAEAEDVLIDERPPVDGAELHDLQWVTLKDALALDLPNVTRFMLGEIGERLKQSDVGALRPPFLRWTAGGHSQDRI from the coding sequence ATGGCCCGCAAACTCGGTACGGCCTTTGACAAGGAAGGCGACGGCGATGTCATCATCACTGATCGTCCCACGCCGCGACCGAAAGATGCCTCGACGCTCATCCTGATTCGCCGCGACCAGGCACAGCCGCGCGTTCTGATGGGCAAGCGCTCTGGTGGTCACACCTTCATGCCGGATAAGTACGTTTTTCCGGGCGGACGCGTCGACACCGCCGATGGGCGCGTGCCGTCCTTGAGTGAGCTTCGCGACACCGAGCATCAGAAAGTTGCGCACAAGACCCGCCGCAAGCCCCGCGCCTTCGGTCTCACGGCTATCAGGGAAACGTTCGAGGAAACCGGCCTGATCGTCGGACGCGCCAATGCCTTTCCTGGCAAGCCCGCCACCGACTGGCAGAAATACGCCGACCAAGGCGCAGCCCCCTGCCTTGCAGGGTTCACCATGATCGGCAGGGCCGTCACCCCGCCCTATCGGCCAAAGCGCTTCGATGCCCGTTTCTTCATGGCCGAGGCGGAAGATGTACTCATCGATGAACGCCCGCCCGTTGACGGCGCGGAGCTGCATGACTTGCAATGGGTCACGCTCAAAGACGCCTTGGCACTCGATCTTCCCAACGTCACACGCTTTATGCTGGGCGAGATCGGCGAGCGGCTGAAACAGTCCGATGTCGGTGCGCTGCGCCCGCCATTTCTGCGCTGGACGGCCGGCGGCCATTCTCAGGACCGCATTTGA
- the rnr gene encoding ribonuclease R, translating to MNFPDRETVLEFIAKNPTATTKQDIARGLNVKGRERQTLRQVLKDLENDGTLERTGKRAWAKADTPPPTGVIVFEKIDDDGELMARSVGRDGAFGPPIRLAGFSGKSKGPAPGIGDKGLARINEANGEYHAKLLKLFEKRDEQSQLTGRFEKTPRGGRIVPASRKDKRSLLIDASDAKGAEDGDLVTAMPKPGKPNGPAFGIVTEVLGRMDDPRAASLLAIHGHDIPVEFPKDVLNEAETIKPLASPREDLTKIPLITIDPHDARDHDDAVYAEKLDDGWKVIVAIADVAAYVRPGTALDREAQKRGNSTYFPDRVVPMLPFELSADACSLVDEQDRPCMAVEMKFDGSGSKRSHRFIRGTMRSHAKLSYEEAQAAIDGKTGGAGEPWLETVLKPLWGAYEALGTARDIRAPLALDLPEKRVEIGEDGTVTGIIEKERFDAHRLIEEFMIQANVAAAETLEKEGSPLLYRVHDQPSEAKLAALADFLQTLDIKWPLGERPQTHRFNRLLGDHKETENAGTISEIVLRSQSQAIYAPENAGHFGLNLSKYAHFTSPIRRYSDLIVHRALISSLGLGEDGLTKEMAASLEDIASHLVDTERRSMAAEREATDRYLALYLSDKVGAEFEGRITGVTPAGLFIRLGGTGADGFSPISKLSNDYWVHSEGAMALIARGSGKRFEMGQVVRVELAEVTPLQGGLLLKVLSDPLPPRPGEKPPASRGGRSGPPGRSRGKMSKARKKTRPKTSRSKGAKGGKS from the coding sequence ATGAATTTTCCCGACCGAGAAACAGTTCTCGAATTTATCGCCAAGAATCCAACTGCCACTACGAAGCAGGACATCGCCCGTGGGCTGAATGTAAAGGGACGTGAGCGCCAGACATTGCGCCAGGTCCTGAAGGATCTTGAAAACGACGGCACTCTGGAACGCACGGGCAAACGCGCCTGGGCCAAGGCAGATACACCGCCCCCCACAGGCGTCATCGTCTTCGAAAAGATCGACGACGACGGCGAATTGATGGCTCGCAGCGTTGGCCGCGACGGCGCTTTTGGTCCCCCAATCAGGTTGGCCGGCTTCAGCGGAAAGTCGAAGGGCCCCGCGCCCGGTATCGGCGACAAAGGTCTTGCTCGCATCAATGAAGCCAATGGCGAATATCACGCGAAGCTACTGAAACTCTTTGAAAAACGCGATGAGCAGTCGCAGCTCACCGGCCGGTTCGAAAAGACGCCGCGCGGTGGACGTATCGTTCCTGCAAGCCGCAAAGACAAACGTTCGCTTCTGATCGACGCTAGCGACGCGAAAGGCGCCGAAGATGGCGACCTCGTGACCGCCATGCCCAAGCCCGGCAAACCGAACGGCCCCGCCTTTGGTATCGTAACCGAGGTTCTAGGCCGGATGGACGATCCGCGTGCCGCCTCGCTTCTCGCCATTCATGGCCATGACATTCCTGTCGAATTTCCAAAGGATGTCCTGAACGAAGCCGAGACGATCAAGCCGCTCGCCAGCCCGCGCGAAGATCTCACTAAAATCCCGCTGATTACGATCGATCCGCATGATGCCCGCGATCATGATGACGCCGTCTATGCCGAAAAGCTGGACGATGGCTGGAAAGTCATTGTCGCGATTGCGGACGTTGCCGCTTATGTCCGGCCAGGTACAGCACTCGACCGCGAAGCTCAGAAGCGTGGCAACTCCACCTACTTCCCTGACCGCGTTGTGCCGATGCTCCCGTTCGAGCTTTCTGCTGATGCCTGCTCACTGGTCGATGAACAGGACCGGCCCTGCATGGCCGTCGAAATGAAGTTCGACGGCTCGGGCTCCAAACGCTCTCACCGGTTCATCCGCGGCACGATGCGCTCACACGCCAAGCTTTCCTATGAAGAAGCTCAGGCCGCGATTGACGGCAAGACCGGCGGTGCGGGTGAGCCATGGCTGGAGACCGTTCTGAAGCCGCTCTGGGGCGCCTATGAGGCGCTTGGCACGGCTCGCGACATCCGCGCCCCGCTTGCGCTTGACTTGCCAGAGAAGCGCGTGGAGATCGGCGAGGATGGCACCGTGACCGGTATAATCGAGAAAGAACGCTTCGACGCACATCGCCTCATCGAAGAATTCATGATCCAGGCAAATGTTGCGGCCGCTGAAACACTGGAGAAAGAGGGCTCGCCCCTGCTCTACCGGGTCCATGATCAGCCCTCAGAAGCCAAGCTGGCGGCGCTCGCAGATTTTCTTCAGACGCTAGATATCAAATGGCCGTTGGGCGAACGCCCGCAGACCCATCGTTTCAACCGGCTGTTGGGTGACCACAAAGAGACAGAGAATGCCGGCACGATTTCAGAGATCGTGCTGCGGTCTCAGTCCCAGGCCATTTACGCCCCTGAGAATGCAGGACATTTTGGTCTGAACCTCTCAAAGTACGCCCACTTCACCTCGCCCATCCGCCGCTATAGCGACCTTATCGTGCACCGCGCACTGATCTCGTCGCTCGGGCTTGGCGAAGATGGCCTCACCAAGGAAATGGCGGCATCCCTCGAAGACATTGCAAGCCATCTCGTTGATACCGAACGCCGGTCCATGGCCGCAGAGCGCGAGGCGACCGACCGGTATCTGGCGTTGTACCTCTCCGACAAGGTCGGGGCAGAGTTCGAAGGCCGCATCACAGGTGTGACACCCGCAGGCCTGTTTATCCGCCTTGGGGGCACAGGCGCCGATGGCTTTTCGCCAATCTCCAAGCTCTCCAATGATTACTGGGTCCACAGCGAAGGCGCGATGGCGCTGATCGCCCGCGGCTCTGGCAAGCGCTTTGAGATGGGACAGGTCGTCAGGGTTGAGCTTGCCGAGGTCACACCGCTCCAGGGCGGCCTGTTGCTGAAAGTGCTCTCAGACCCATTGCCCCCGCGCCCCGGCGAGAAACCGCCTGCCTCGCGCGGCGGCAGGTCTGGTCCGCCAGGACGCTCGCGTGGCAAGATGTCGAAAGCGCGCAAGAAGACGCGTCCGAAAACCTCCCGCAGCAAGGGAGCCAAGGGAGGAAAGAGCTGA
- the topA gene encoding type I DNA topoisomerase, translating to MKVVVVESPAKAKTINKYLGKDYKVFASYGHVRDLPSKDGSVDPDNDFEMIWQADSKSASRIKEIAEATKTADKLILATDPDREGEAISWHLLEALEKRKALKGIAVERVVFNAITKSAVTTAMEQPREIDQELVDAYLARRALDYLVGFNLSPVLWRKLPGSRSAGRVQSVALRIICQRELEIETFQPQEYWSVEADLRAKDGTSFKARLHALDGENLKKFSLPNEETATKALEAVKIGGYSVSSVESKPVKRNPPPPFITSTLQQEASRKLGFTAKRTMGAAQKLYEEGRITYMRTDGVNMAEEAYQASRKQIESDYGARYLPEKPRRYSSKAKNAQEAHEAIRPTEFSVRPEAYRGDGDLKKLYTLIWRRAVASQMEAAVFERTTLDFMSKDKRAQLRATGQVVVFDGFIKLYTEGRDDGDEDEDAEGRLPKMKESDHADLIEAKSDQHFTQPPPRFTEASLVKRLEELGIGRPSTYASTLSTLEDREYVRLEKKQLIPEDKGRLVTAFLENFFARYVEYDFTAELEEQLDVISDGKLDWKAFLREFWTQFEAAVADTKELRVSNVLDALNEALGPYVFPRTDENGNPKANPRECPLCGEGELSLKLGRHGAFVGCSRYPDCKFTRPFSADSEKDGAINPEGEELGLHPDTGEAVFLKTGRFGPYVEMSAGEDEKPKRTSVPKGWEPQSIDLARGVQLLSLPRDVGEHPDDGEMIRANLGRYGPYVQHHRTFANVQTVEELFDIGLNRAVTLIEDKKAKRGGGRGAEPLKELGKHPADDEPIHVYEGRYGPYVKHKKTNATLPKETTPDTVTLEQAIELIDAKAKKPAKKKKAPAKKKKPAAKKPVKSKAEES from the coding sequence ATGAAAGTTGTTGTTGTCGAGTCGCCGGCAAAAGCGAAAACGATCAACAAGTATCTTGGAAAGGACTATAAGGTCTTCGCCTCCTACGGGCATGTGCGAGACCTTCCTTCCAAAGACGGCTCGGTCGACCCCGACAATGATTTCGAGATGATCTGGCAAGCCGATTCCAAGTCGGCGAGCCGCATCAAGGAAATCGCCGAGGCGACCAAGACCGCCGACAAACTCATTCTTGCAACTGACCCTGATCGCGAAGGCGAGGCCATTAGCTGGCATCTTCTCGAAGCGCTGGAGAAACGCAAAGCGCTGAAAGGCATCGCAGTTGAACGCGTGGTTTTCAATGCCATCACAAAGAGCGCGGTCACCACGGCGATGGAGCAGCCACGGGAAATCGACCAGGAACTGGTGGATGCCTATCTCGCCCGGCGCGCGCTTGATTATCTGGTCGGGTTCAACCTGTCGCCTGTGCTTTGGCGCAAACTGCCAGGGTCGAGATCAGCTGGCCGTGTGCAATCGGTGGCCTTGCGCATCATCTGCCAGCGCGAGCTTGAGATAGAGACGTTCCAGCCGCAGGAATACTGGTCAGTTGAGGCCGATCTGCGCGCCAAGGATGGCACCAGCTTCAAAGCGCGCCTTCATGCGCTCGACGGCGAGAATTTGAAGAAGTTCTCCCTGCCGAACGAAGAGACAGCGACCAAGGCGCTCGAGGCGGTCAAGATTGGCGGCTATTCGGTCAGCTCCGTTGAGTCCAAGCCGGTCAAACGCAACCCGCCGCCGCCTTTCATTACCTCGACGCTGCAACAGGAAGCCTCCCGTAAGCTCGGCTTCACAGCCAAGCGGACCATGGGCGCAGCCCAGAAGCTCTACGAAGAAGGCCGCATCACCTATATGCGGACCGACGGCGTGAACATGGCTGAAGAGGCCTATCAGGCCTCTCGCAAGCAGATCGAAAGCGACTATGGCGCGCGCTACCTGCCTGAAAAGCCGCGCCGCTATTCGTCGAAAGCGAAGAACGCCCAGGAAGCGCACGAAGCCATCCGGCCAACAGAGTTCAGCGTCCGCCCCGAAGCCTATCGCGGCGATGGCGACCTGAAGAAGCTCTACACCCTGATCTGGCGCCGCGCCGTTGCCTCGCAGATGGAAGCGGCCGTTTTCGAGCGCACCACGCTGGACTTCATGTCGAAGGACAAACGCGCGCAACTGCGGGCGACAGGCCAGGTCGTTGTGTTCGACGGCTTCATCAAGCTCTATACCGAAGGCCGCGATGACGGCGACGAAGATGAGGATGCCGAAGGCCGCCTGCCGAAGATGAAGGAAAGCGATCACGCCGACCTCATCGAAGCAAAATCGGACCAGCACTTCACGCAGCCGCCGCCGCGCTTCACCGAAGCCTCGCTCGTCAAGCGGCTCGAGGAGCTCGGCATCGGCCGGCCTTCCACCTACGCCTCAACCCTGTCGACGCTGGAAGACCGCGAATATGTGCGGCTTGAGAAGAAGCAGTTGATCCCGGAAGACAAGGGCCGTCTGGTCACCGCCTTTCTGGAAAACTTCTTCGCCCGCTATGTCGAATATGACTTTACCGCCGAGCTTGAAGAGCAGCTCGACGTCATCTCCGACGGCAAGCTCGACTGGAAGGCATTCCTCCGCGAATTCTGGACTCAGTTCGAGGCGGCGGTTGCCGACACCAAAGAGCTCAGGGTCTCGAATGTGCTCGATGCGCTGAACGAAGCGCTGGGTCCTTATGTCTTCCCAAGGACAGATGAGAACGGTAATCCGAAAGCCAATCCACGCGAATGTCCGCTCTGCGGCGAGGGTGAGCTTTCATTGAAGCTTGGCCGGCACGGCGCTTTTGTTGGCTGCTCGCGCTATCCAGATTGCAAGTTCACCCGCCCCTTCTCTGCCGACAGTGAGAAGGACGGCGCAATCAACCCTGAGGGCGAGGAACTCGGGCTTCATCCAGATACCGGAGAAGCTGTCTTCCTCAAGACGGGACGTTTCGGCCCCTACGTTGAAATGTCCGCTGGAGAGGATGAAAAGCCCAAACGCACCAGCGTTCCCAAAGGCTGGGAGCCGCAGTCGATCGATCTTGCCCGCGGCGTGCAGCTCTTGTCACTGCCACGCGACGTCGGTGAACACCCAGACGATGGCGAGATGATCCGCGCCAATCTCGGTCGCTATGGCCCCTACGTTCAGCACCATCGCACCTTTGCCAATGTACAGACGGTCGAAGAGCTGTTCGATATCGGCCTTAACCGCGCCGTGACGCTGATCGAGGACAAAAAGGCAAAACGCGGCGGCGGACGCGGCGCAGAGCCCCTCAAGGAGCTGGGAAAACACCCGGCCGATGATGAGCCGATCCACGTCTATGAAGGTCGATATGGGCCCTATGTGAAGCACAAGAAGACCAATGCGACGCTACCCAAAGAGACAACGCCGGACACGGTGACGCTCGAGCAGGCCATCGAACTGATTGACGCGAAGGCGAAAAAGCCTGCCAAAAAGAAGAAGGCACCCGCGAAGAAAAAGAAGCCCGCGGCGAAGAAGCCGGTAAAATCAAAAGCGGAAGAGTCTTAA
- a CDS encoding LptF/LptG family permease yields the protein MFLTRIQRYIILQLLSGLALVLAVFTATILLVDVVEQLRTVGGDVDLSPINAVGLSFMKLPGLIEQTLPFAILIAAMIAYSRLNARSELSVIRASGLSAWQFLTPVIVLSVVLGLFSMMVLNPLGARLSNQFEQSRNSILITGGMRVDSSREDVWLRQGDGNTQIVISAQSVDETGQIFRDVKMLEEGRVYQDGRPTDRYEFVRRIDAERARIIDGFWQIENLTENLPGRPPEQMDTLAIPTDLDPDRLLDRFTSPNTIGFWKLPGFIRQTSQAGLDSSRFMVRLHGLTAMPVFFTAMGLIGAIVCLRLSRLGGTSRLVAAGALAAAAVFFIMQFSSSLGASGALPPLVAAWAPAVFALFASLAVLAYREDG from the coding sequence ATGTTTCTCACCCGGATCCAGCGTTACATCATACTCCAGCTCCTTTCGGGGCTCGCTCTGGTGCTCGCCGTCTTCACCGCAACCATTCTTCTGGTTGATGTGGTCGAGCAGCTTCGGACCGTGGGCGGTGATGTCGACCTCTCTCCCATCAATGCGGTCGGGCTCTCATTCATGAAACTGCCCGGCCTCATCGAGCAGACCCTGCCCTTCGCGATCCTGATCGCGGCGATGATTGCCTATAGCCGCCTCAATGCGCGCTCAGAGCTCTCTGTTATCCGCGCCAGCGGGTTGTCGGCCTGGCAGTTCTTGACCCCTGTCATCGTGCTGTCGGTCGTCCTGGGTCTCTTTTCGATGATGGTTCTCAATCCTCTGGGGGCGCGGCTCTCGAACCAGTTTGAGCAATCGCGAAACTCTATCCTCATCACGGGTGGCATGCGGGTCGATTCCAGCCGCGAAGATGTCTGGCTGCGCCAGGGCGATGGCAATACGCAAATCGTGATCAGCGCGCAGTCTGTCGACGAAACGGGGCAGATCTTCCGGGACGTGAAAATGCTGGAAGAAGGCCGCGTCTATCAGGATGGCCGCCCGACCGACCGCTATGAGTTCGTCCGGCGAATCGATGCAGAGCGCGCCCGCATCATTGATGGCTTCTGGCAGATCGAAAACCTCACCGAAAACCTGCCCGGCCGCCCGCCTGAGCAGATGGACACGCTTGCCATCCCGACCGACCTCGACCCGGACCGCCTGCTCGACCGGTTCACCTCTCCAAACACGATCGGGTTCTGGAAGCTGCCAGGCTTCATCCGTCAGACGAGTCAGGCTGGTCTTGATTCTTCACGCTTCATGGTGCGGCTCCATGGGCTGACCGCCATGCCGGTTTTCTTCACCGCCATGGGGCTCATCGGGGCCATTGTCTGTCTGCGCCTTTCGCGTCTCGGGGGCACGAGCCGGCTGGTCGCCGCAGGGGCGCTGGCTGCAGCTGCGGTCTTTTTCATTATGCAGTTCTCCTCCAGTCTTGGCGCATCGGGCGCTCTGCCTCCGCTTGTTGCGGCGTGGGCCCCGGCCGTGTTCGCGTTGTTTGCCAGTCTTGCGGTACTGGCCTATCGCGAAGATGGATAG
- a CDS encoding LptF/LptG family permease, producing MKLIQSYLFRQVFRSVIIIVGGLTLLAILAQGLSQTDIIVENRQSAFTYFNIVALGAPQVIALLTPLAVFVATIWSLNKLHRDNEIVVAGAAGMTRWDIASPILRLAVLAAIVHLGVNLWVQPTAQRMLRETVQDARTDLATSLVRPGQFTTAGDGLTVFARESRGGDLVGVLISDNRATETDSRDYLAQRGRFVEVDGVPSIIMWEGQIHQIDANGALSILNFDQSTFDLTPFVEDNAAVVLKATDRYLHELLYIDTMSYQELQDQEAFLSEANARLTTPLVSIAMALIAVMAVLGGDFNRRGYSRRIGIATAGALLLVIVQLAVQSASRNSIAANYAQWLVPLGTIAVLSLIFFKWRLRLEARAAGVTR from the coding sequence ATGAAACTCATTCAGAGCTATCTTTTCAGACAGGTCTTTCGCTCTGTAATCATCATTGTGGGCGGCCTGACCTTGCTCGCTATTCTGGCGCAAGGTCTGTCGCAGACGGACATTATTGTTGAAAACCGCCAGTCGGCTTTCACCTATTTCAATATTGTCGCCCTTGGCGCGCCGCAGGTCATTGCGCTGCTCACCCCGCTAGCCGTCTTCGTCGCGACCATCTGGTCGCTTAACAAGCTGCACCGGGACAATGAGATCGTGGTCGCCGGCGCTGCAGGCATGACGCGGTGGGACATTGCGTCGCCGATCCTGCGCCTCGCCGTACTGGCCGCCATCGTCCACCTTGGTGTCAATCTATGGGTCCAGCCAACCGCCCAGCGGATGCTGCGCGAGACGGTCCAGGACGCCCGCACTGATCTTGCAACCTCACTCGTACGCCCCGGCCAGTTCACCACAGCTGGCGACGGCCTCACCGTCTTTGCCCGCGAATCGCGCGGCGGCGATCTTGTCGGCGTACTTATTTCCGATAACCGCGCCACCGAAACTGATTCGCGGGATTATCTCGCTCAGCGCGGCCGCTTCGTTGAAGTCGACGGCGTCCCAAGCATTATCATGTGGGAAGGGCAGATTCACCAGATCGACGCAAATGGTGCACTATCGATCCTGAATTTTGATCAGTCGACCTTCGACCTCACCCCCTTTGTGGAGGATAATGCTGCCGTCGTACTTAAAGCGACAGACAGATACCTGCACGAGCTGCTCTACATCGATACGATGAGCTATCAGGAGCTGCAGGATCAGGAAGCCTTCCTGTCGGAAGCAAATGCCCGCCTGACAACGCCGCTTGTCTCGATTGCCATGGCGCTCATCGCGGTGATGGCGGTGCTCGGCGGCGACTTTAACAGACGCGGCTATTCGCGCCGCATTGGTATAGCGACGGCCGGCGCTCTCCTGCTCGTTATCGTCCAGCTTGCGGTACAGTCAGCCAGCCGCAACAGCATCGCTGCGAATTACGCCCAGTGGCTGGTGCCGCTTGGAACGATTGCCGTCCTGTCGCTCATCTTTTTCAAGTGGCGGCTGCGTCTGGAAGCAAGGGCTGCCGGGGTGACACGATAA
- a CDS encoding leucyl aminopeptidase, with translation MKITFAEQAATDIVAFVIDQDGRLPDTASSLDESSGGLLTEALGQKRFSGKSGQIAVVVLPKACTARRAVLIGGGKPADRDARAQEKIGGLLVKSQAGSGFKSLGLYADDAEFAARAAIGAKLASYRFDNYFTKQKDDDKPSLKTFSLVVPDEGAAKAAWKPMDAAADGTALARDLMNMPPNLLYPATFAEKIKELEKHGIEVEILGEKEMEKLGMGSLLGVGQGSVKESKLGIMKWMGGKKGDAPVALCGKGVCFDTGGISLKPGPGMENMRGDMGGAAAVTGAMLALAKRKANANVVGLVGLVENMPDGNAIRPGDILTSASGQTIEVLNTDAEGRLVLADVLWYAQKEFKPKSIVDLATLTGAIVVSLGHHHAGLFTNNDDMAEQLTKAGLAEGERVWRMPIGPEYDRQLKSQFADMKNIGGKSAGSITAAQFLQRFVNEGQAWTHLDIAGVAWVEGEKSPIDPSWASGFGPRLLDRWIADNYEG, from the coding sequence ATGAAAATCACATTCGCTGAACAAGCAGCCACAGATATTGTCGCATTTGTTATCGATCAGGACGGCAGATTGCCTGACACCGCGTCCTCACTGGACGAATCAAGCGGCGGTCTTCTGACCGAAGCACTCGGTCAGAAACGCTTCTCTGGTAAAAGTGGCCAGATTGCTGTCGTCGTGCTTCCCAAGGCGTGCACGGCGCGCCGCGCTGTGCTCATCGGCGGCGGCAAACCTGCAGACCGTGATGCGCGCGCCCAGGAAAAGATCGGCGGCCTTCTGGTCAAATCGCAAGCGGGGAGCGGTTTCAAATCGCTCGGCCTCTATGCCGATGATGCAGAATTTGCGGCGCGCGCCGCAATTGGTGCCAAGCTCGCTTCCTATCGCTTCGATAATTATTTCACGAAGCAGAAGGATGATGACAAACCGAGCTTGAAAACCTTCTCGCTGGTCGTGCCGGATGAGGGCGCTGCCAAAGCTGCGTGGAAGCCCATGGATGCGGCTGCCGACGGAACAGCGCTGGCCCGCGATCTCATGAACATGCCGCCAAATCTGCTCTATCCAGCGACCTTTGCTGAGAAGATCAAGGAGCTTGAGAAGCACGGCATCGAGGTTGAAATTCTCGGCGAGAAAGAAATGGAAAAGCTCGGCATGGGCTCATTGCTCGGTGTCGGGCAGGGCTCGGTCAAGGAATCCAAGCTTGGCATCATGAAGTGGATGGGCGGCAAGAAGGGTGATGCGCCCGTTGCGCTCTGCGGCAAAGGCGTCTGCTTTGATACGGGCGGTATTTCGCTGAAGCCGGGGCCGGGCATGGAAAATATGCGCGGCGACATGGGCGGGGCAGCCGCCGTGACCGGCGCAATGCTCGCGCTCGCCAAGCGCAAGGCAAATGCCAATGTGGTTGGTCTTGTGGGCCTCGTTGAAAACATGCCCGATGGCAATGCGATCCGTCCAGGCGATATCCTGACATCTGCCTCCGGTCAGACGATCGAGGTTCTGAACACCGACGCAGAAGGCCGCCTCGTTCTGGCCGATGTGCTCTGGTATGCGCAGAAAGAGTTCAAGCCGAAATCCATTGTTGATCTGGCAACGCTGACCGGTGCGATCGTCGTCTCGCTTGGTCACCACCATGCAGGACTGTTCACCAATAATGATGACATGGCCGAGCAGCTAACCAAGGCTGGTCTGGCCGAGGGTGAGCGTGTCTGGCGCATGCCGATCGGCCCTGAATATGATCGCCAGCTCAAGTCGCAGTTTGCCGACATGAAGAATATCGGCGGCAAATCTGCAGGCTCCATCACGGCCGCGCAGTTCCTGCAGCGCTTCGTGAATGAGGGTCAGGCCTGGACGCACCTGGATATTGCCGGTGTGGCCTGGGTTGAAGGCGAGAAGTCGCCAATCGATCCAAGCTGGGCGTCTGGCTTCGGCCCGCGACTGCTGGATCGGTGGATCGCCGACAATTACGAAGGGTGA
- a CDS encoding DNA polymerase III subunit chi has protein sequence MSEPSKPEWWFYHLKRTTLEQAAGPLLEKCLERGWRVLAVSPDIRRRGALDAALWTYDDQSFLPHGQAEAAGLDAARQPVLISEGTENLNQAAVALLMDGADVPVDAAYERCMVMFDDGDAPVRTKARQLYKAASDAGLTTRYFQQTEQGGWKEAG, from the coding sequence ATGAGCGAACCTAGCAAGCCTGAGTGGTGGTTCTATCACCTCAAGCGGACGACGCTTGAACAGGCGGCTGGGCCTTTGCTTGAGAAATGCCTGGAGCGGGGCTGGCGTGTCCTGGCCGTCAGCCCCGACATCCGCCGCCGCGGCGCGCTCGATGCAGCGCTCTGGACCTATGACGATCAGAGCTTCCTGCCGCATGGGCAGGCGGAGGCAGCGGGCCTAGATGCGGCGCGCCAGCCTGTCCTTATCAGTGAAGGCACCGAAAATCTGAACCAGGCCGCTGTGGCTTTGCTGATGGACGGCGCGGATGTGCCGGTCGATGCCGCCTATGAGCGCTGTATGGTCATGTTCGATGATGGCGATGCGCCGGTGCGCACGAAAGCGCGCCAGCTTTACAAGGCGGCGTCAGATGCAGGCCTTACCACGCGCTATTTTCAGCAGACAGAACAGGGCGGTTGGAAAGAGGCTGGCTAG
- the ndk gene encoding nucleoside-diphosphate kinase — protein sequence MAVQRTFSIIKPDATERNLTGAVNAVIEKAGLRIIAQRRIQMTQEQAQRFYDVHKERPFFGELVDFMTSGPVVVQVLQGENAVKAYRDVMGATNPADAEDGTIRKLYAKSIGENSVHGSDSDENAQLEIRQFFSEADIVG from the coding sequence ATGGCTGTCCAACGCACTTTTTCGATCATCAAGCCTGACGCGACCGAGCGTAACCTGACCGGCGCCGTAAACGCTGTCATCGAGAAGGCAGGCCTGCGCATCATCGCCCAGCGCCGTATCCAGATGACCCAGGAACAGGCCCAGCGCTTCTATGATGTCCACAAAGAGCGTCCATTCTTTGGTGAGCTCGTCGACTTCATGACCTCTGGCCCTGTGGTCGTTCAGGTCCTGCAGGGTGAGAACGCCGTCAAAGCTTACCGCGATGTGATGGGCGCGACCAATCCGGCAGACGCTGAAGACGGAACGATCCGCAAGCTCTACGCAAAGTCCATCGGCGAGAACTCGGTTCACGGCTCCGATAGCGATGAGAATGCTCAACTGGAAATCCGCCAGTTCTTCTCTGAGGCTGACATCGTCGGCTAG
- a CDS encoding BLUF domain-containing protein: protein MKRLIYLSKSRPSLRDDALYDLLATARESNRQHDITGLLIQQDTLCLQLIEGDENAVRDCFIRIRRDWRHEDCQVICHEDAVGRLFPGWPMAFRAGRDLERGQVRQLADIVECAGRLTGKSRDADRWAMDVYLRALLDSFSSLAVQ from the coding sequence ATGAAGCGTCTGATCTATCTCTCGAAATCGCGGCCGTCACTGCGCGATGATGCGCTCTACGACCTTCTGGCGACGGCGCGGGAAAGCAACCGCCAACACGATATCACCGGGCTTCTGATTCAGCAGGACACTCTTTGTCTTCAGTTAATCGAGGGCGACGAGAATGCCGTTCGCGACTGTTTCATCCGCATCCGCCGCGACTGGCGCCATGAGGATTGCCAGGTCATTTGCCACGAAGATGCAGTCGGCCGACTATTTCCGGGATGGCCGATGGCTTTTCGTGCCGGGCGCGACCTTGAGCGCGGACAGGTGCGCCAGCTTGCAGATATCGTGGAATGTGCCGGTCGGCTAACGGGCAAATCGCGAGATGCGGATCGCTGGGCGATGGACGTCTACCTTCGCGCGCTGCTCGACAGTTTCAGCTCGCTTGCCGTGCAATAA